Genomic DNA from Helicoverpa armigera isolate CAAS_96S chromosome 10, ASM3070526v1, whole genome shotgun sequence:
TAAGACAAAATCTTCAATTATGGACTGTTTGAGGGCTGTAGAGGtaagtttaataattttttaaattagtcaGATGTCtggaaactttttattttattttgtattttaccccattattttgttttcaggaCAGTTGTTTAAAATGTGAGTGGCTAGATGGCAAGTGTGGCCAAATCTTACATTTACTGTATGAAGCTGATGTTGTTGACGAGGATTCATTACTGGAGTGGCACCAAAACTTGGAAGAAAATGAGAGTCCTATTGCAAACCAGCCTTCACTTGTCAAGTTTTTCGACTGGCTTGAAGAAGCTAGTGAAGAAAGTGAATCAGactaatttgtaaattaaacaatttttctcatatatttttatttggcattatttttccttttacatTCATATACTACAgcaagaatattaaaataagcatcagacacatttttttgttacttttgatAATGGTCAACATGCAAACCTTATTCCTAatcatagttttaatattttttaatactgcTCTGTTCATTTTGCAGCATCTCCAATCATAATCGAATTTAACGAATAGTAGCATATTGCTGAAATTGTACAGTGGAAAAATTCCTAAATTTATTGATATCAAATGATGTTGGTTCACAAGgagaatgtatttttatttggcgCATATGTGTATCTCGTCCATTCTGATGATTGCTGAGTACTGCTATTTGTATCATGTATGTCCTGATAGGCCTGTCATGGATGTCTTTGATTGGGATCATTTCCCACCCTAAAACACAattcaaaatgtaaattaacaTGATTATagaaataagtatgtaaaacaAGTAGTATAGTAGCACAAAAAGTACATACCACTAGGTTCAATCAATTCAATAACTTCTATTTCTTGCAAATCATTGAAATGTGTGCCAGCTCGAATAGATATCCTACTTGGTGTGTAGCTTTCATCCAGTTTATAGTCTGTGTAAATGTAGATGTGGGAAACCATTGTTTTCCTTTGAAATTGAATGTTGACCAAGTGTGGCAGTTGTCCATCAGACTGCCAGTATGTGTCCATGCAGTCATCTCTTAACTGATCGATACCAAATCCTGGACAGAAATTTTAAATACTAGTAAACAAATCTTATATGAAATAAGAGACATACTTTATGGCCAATACTGATTATTTAGCTGTAGGTTTATGAACCATAGTTAGCTTAGGATGTATTAGAAATGTTACTGACCTGGCTTGCAAGATGATAAGCTCCATATTGCATGATTTCCAACTTCGCGAACCGTTCCTGATCGCTCGCTAACAAGAGGATCCTTTTCTGAAGCcatgttttgtaaacaaaatattcaagtttTATGAACCTACTTGATAATAATTTCGTTTTTACTTATTGTTAGAACAACGTTATCGTGGTGTAGATTTTTCTTGGACGTTAGGTCTTCGATATCTCTCTAGAAtccacttatttatttacacattaacAAAAAACCGTCAGAAACGAGAAGTAGGAAGTAGAAGACATTTGTTGACAGATGCTGTCAAGTGTCAACTCAGCTCAAATCAGTTGTcgtttgtaaattttttttttaattgtgagTAACAGTCTTTTGCAAATCTGTCTGTACTTTctaaactattataataaagaggaaacgttttttgtttgtttgtttttaccttTAAGTTCccaaaagtactgaaccgatttgaaaactcactgttagaaagctgtaatcttcctgagtaacatatgCTAAATTTTATCCTGGTTCGGGCAGTAGGTACGTAGTTCCCaatggacgcgggtgaaatcgtgGGAAAACGGCTGGTATGAAATGAAGTCATACCAAGTCTCGTAGTTTCCCACTCTGGTCAACAGATAAttgataatatcaaaataattgacCCTAATATAATCaatgatattatatatataaaaccTCATTGAATATAATATAGATTGTTGATAAACGAGTAATTTGAATGTGAGGAGCCTtgtataagtaggtagttattctCGTTTACATGAACTGAGCTTCCAAGCGGTTTAAAGGGTACCTTTGTATTTTGTAACAATAGATTTCTGGGGCAAGTAAACAATAAGGGGTCTATGCTTAGTATGCAAATCCTTATTCTGCACAAGATGCACAGATGTCAATTAATTTAGACTTTAAACGAACAGTTGCATATCATCCAACATCCAAATCGTCGAAATTCCATGgcatcaaagtttttattaactgCAAATTCGAATAACCACTAGATGGACCATTTGTTTCGTTGAAAAGCCTTCGCAATAATAGGTATCTTTCATATTTTGGACATTTggcattttgatattttctctGTGATAATTATTGTACTAAGTATAGTAAGTAAGTATTCCTAATCCTATGTATTTTCATGAGaatataaaaatcaatagtACCCATACCTATACAATTCTAAGATACTGCCTACCCATTCAGTCAGTCAAGCTAACCACAAAATTATGTGCCAACATTTCGTGAAAAAAAGAGCAGGGCCTTCCTTGTAGACGAGATGGGAACGAGTTGTCAAACaaattgataacattttaattagtgGTCAGAGTGCGGTCTAATTTGACTATAGCATGTGGTGCGATGAGCGAGTAACACCGCGGGAACTGTCCACTTGGAGAATCCCAGACGGACACCAAATGTTCATACAGTTCCGGCTGTGCACACGGACATTAAGTATTTGTTATCAAAAATAACAGAAcgtgaattaaaaaatatatgttaggTATCTGGGAACATGTACATTGTTACTACTTAGGTATACTAATTAATGCACTGATTAGGTGTAggtaaaatgaaataacaatgaataatCGATGCAAAAAGATAGGAGAGAAAATGCAAAAGCGTGGGCATACTACCTTATTTTTACtactaaactttttttaatcataataaggTTAGCTggaaaaaatgtgaaaaaatggCATTAATGACACTTAAATTTGACAGAggtgtttttttaaacgaatatACTGTGATTACTCATTAAccaagaatagaatagaatagctGTGATTACTACTAAATCGCTGTCCAATATAGTAAAATATAGTTCGAAATGGGTTTAGGGAAAAAGCAAATGGAGCAGCTCTCAGGATTTTCTCAGACGATAGCAGCATATACCCTGGGTACAATAATATCAACGATATACCTCACGGAATGGAAGGCTGTTTGTCAATATATCCCGTTCTTTAACATGCAAGAGAAATTCCAAGGTCCCAAAAAGAACGACGAGTAAAGAACATACTCAAGATACACAACAGTCAATACATGGCAGGTggtgaaaatgtatttaatgtttttaaagctaGTTATTCAAATTAAGAGAGGGCAAAATAAGAGCACGCGctcaaaataatacaatagtAATCTTGAAAAAGATTGGAATTATAATAATGAGTGGTGTTGGCATCAGGTGTGCTCggatttgtaataaaatgtcaACCGGATCGTGCGCAGCCGGCGGTGGCGCACGCGCAGCTGTCGGCCCTCCTCCGTGCCTCCACTGAGGTGTGCCCATTGCCCTCCGAATAAACATTACCTCCTTTGTAgtgtattgtaattttttcattgtattttactaataataattcatagattacaataaaaagttattacaaattcaggtattattattttattttaagatattgaattattttttattgctcggAGATGACCAGCGGCATCTTCGAAGTTAAAACTTGCGCTCACCAGCCCAACCACTCATGCCCAACGTGGTACATAAGCAagtcaaaaagttaaaaacttaaCTATGTGCAATAAATCTGTGTAGCagctatacatattataaaggcCACTAAATTAATACTTCTTTCGAAATGCATctgtaatttttcaaaattaatcattGTGTTCAGGATCACGGAAAACTTCGAATGTTGCTATCATATGACTAAGTCGTAGTCGCGGTGTATTCAAAACGAACCTTCATCAGTTTTCCAAAATTGACCCAAGAATTAAGTAGACCCACTGTACCTACGTGGTTaccatttttgtttatattaatttcttcaCTAGTTTAATGCTTGCAAACGCTTTTGCTAAGATCAATTGATTCCCGGGTCAGGCAGACCATTATTAGGTTTTCTGTTTTACATCCTTATTTAATAGGGGCTCATCTTTCATTAcatgttttatacatttataatcTACTGCACGGATGGCAAAATGTAACTGATAATTTTCAGTTATCTACATTGTTATTCCCGAAAAGTAGAAAACTGCTTCCTAATTTAGCCCGTACAGTCAGCGCCGaaagtcgatgaacagaatcaacatgacaaaacacctgttcacaataaaatgccataagttatagtcgcaactaggaaacaaaatggactgtacaccagaaacttacaaaagtcgttaaacacgagtatttcaaaagtatctgtgcactagtattcctaaagtcgctgtacaccatcaatccaaatgtcgctgaacatcattgtatcaaaagtcactaaacagcagtaaatacaaaattaggttaacaaagtgtatttttaatgttgccgtgtgttaatctacttttgacgcttatgttgttcagctacttttgggacagtacttgcttgaccttacTAATGTATGGTAACTCGTTAGcatctatttcaataattttaataattattttggaaatacactcttttgcaaaaaaagcgggcacgtatgcgaaatcttagttttaaggactttacgtgtatttcaaagggttttaatgattattttagtatgtttctagcatcaaaagggttagccaagcatgcgtgagagtgtattctaaatttgaattttgtacaattgctaagaaattggttaaaccttgttttggactaattgctggcagaaagttcgtcggtgttttgtaaagtttttgaagtgattttcagaaaactgataatgcagttttaactaatgattaatgtacctttttgttagataaaacatttttgaaaagctatgcgtatttgataaaattttcacctgctctaaatgggctatactgatgattgatgacgAAACCAATTTGATCgtttcaagatttttaaaaatgttaaagtctgaaaggagacgagttgtgatcggcactgcttactttaaattggttttgtcgcagcccaatgtactgatactcctctaaatagtgttcaattatgaaaaagcgatattttaaaacacgtaggtgtaatatctaaacagaagaacgctttacactaaaataccgaaactcttaacattgccatcaatcatcagtatagcccatttagagcaggtgaaaattttatcaaatgcgcatagcttttcaaaaatgttttatctaacaaaaaggtgcattaatcattaattaaaactgcattatcagttttctgaaaatcacttcaaaaacttttcaaaacaccgacgaactttctgccagcaattagtccaaaacaaggtttaaccaatttcttagcaattgtacaaaattcaaatttagaatacactctcacgcatgcttggctaacccttttgatgctagaaacatactacaatcattaaaaccctttgaaatacacgtaaagtccttaaaactaagatttcgcaaacgtgcccgctttttttgcaaaagagtgtatttccaaaataattattaaaattattgaaatagatgCTAACGAGTTACCATACATTAgtaaggtcaagcaagtactgtcccaaaagtagctgaacaacataagcgtcaaaagtagattaacacacggcaacattaaaaatacactttgttaacctaattttgtatttactgctgtttagtgacttttgatacaatgatgttcagcgacatttggattgatggtgtacagcgactttaggaatactagtgcacagatacttttgaaatactcgtgtttaacgacttttgtaagtttctggtgtacagtccattttgtttcctagttgcgactataacttatggcattttattgtgaacaggtgttttgtcatgttgattctgttcatcgacttttggCGCTGACTGTACCTATGCCTAACGTTAGTCTAAACTTTCATTAACATTTGTTGGCaattatgtttttcaaaataaaacagtgcAACTATTTCCAATACATACTTCGGTTTACAAGAATACCCATGtataaattgtgtaaaattggattaattgaataaaatgaatgaatgttgAAAAATGCCCTGAATTCAGGTGTTTTGACGGCTTATAacttaactagcttctgccagcggtttcacccgcatcccgtgggaactacttcccgtaccgggataaaaagcctatagccttcctcgataaatgggctaatattgaaaaaaaatttcaaataggaccagtagttcctgagattagcgcgttcaaacaaacaaactcttcaactttataatattagtatagatgaaatgCAAGTTTCTGCTTATACAGTAATGACTGCACTGTATCTGCTACGGCagtactgtattttttttgtaaactggAATGGTTTGTACTATGAATAAGACCCAGACGCGTCAAGGACCAAGGGCCACAATAGGGAGATCAAAAGTGGGGTGAGGTGCGGTGTGGAGCCGCGTTCCGACACAGCCCTATTTACTTTGTCTGTAGGCCGCTCCAAGAGCGGCTGTGTACGGTGCGCGTGCGTTCACTTCCCTTGCGTTACGAACccattttgtaaacaaacttgGTACCGCAGTGCGACTTTCGAAAAAATATTCGCTTTAACTACcgataaatattataaacaatttgtgaagACTTGAGTGTTGAATAATTTGTGTACACAATGGATTTGTCCTGTGGCGAGAACATGCAGAATTCTGGAAACAACAGTGGAAGTGGAAGGATGGTCGACATGTGCGTCGCTGGTCCAGATCGGGCCTTAGATCGCGATCCTCGGCTGCTTCTCAACCTGCTGGCTCTGGAGAGGGCTCACGCTCTTCACACGGACTATTTCCAAAATGTACAAATTGATATCCAGCCGTTCATGAGAAAAGTTGTCACCACCTGGATGTTGGAGGTAAGTCAAGCACAATTAACTAGAACTATTCAATGTTCTTACATTAACAGagttattaaacaaatcaaaagAGATTGATGACCAATGATACATATCGTAACTATAGGGTCGCGACTAACAGCTGATTGAAGTGAATGACCTGAATATTTGAGTATTGAGAATATGTGTACTTGGTCGCTTTAATGATGTGTTGTGTGGTTAAATGGCTGATATTGAAGTGAACTATCTGTTTCTAACTTATGGACATAATATACAGTTCGAGATCTAGTTCTAtcagtaataaaaatgttaattaggATATGTGCTGAGGGTAGATAGAAAACAATATTGCGCgtaaagtttttaattgatttgtaattgtttttttgagatgttcaataaaaatatatgattgcGCACttcataaatatacctactattattaaaacattatattttttttatttctttattttagacTGCTAGGgcataaaatacaaatacacataggtatatcgtagatacattttattgtaaaaactaaactaatatttaaatattcaaaacttaatgtGGTATCGACATAATGTTGTCTCGTTTCTGGAGTTCCTCGGGCGTCTTCTAATTTACGCACCGATGACAATGACCCCGTCCCGTCACTCCGATGCACTGTGACGTAACTGAGGGAGCCTAATCTATcgtacaagaaaaacaaaattactgtcTTATTTTAGAGAAAGCCAATTTAATGTTGTCATGATGGTAATATAATGTGTTCTCCAGGTTTGCGAGGAACAACAATGCGAGGAGCAGGTGTTTCCCCTGGCAGTGAGCTACATGGACCGGTTCCTGGCGCAGCGAGCCATTTCACGGCAGCAGCTGCAACTCCTGGCCGTCACCGCCATGTTGCTCGCCTCCAAGTTCCGCCAGTGCCATCCCCTGTCTGTCGACCTGCTCTGCGCTTACACTGATAACACCGTGTATCCTCATGAAGTCAGGGTAAGTACTCCGAATACTAtacatattacttaattatttaggGACTTACACAAGAAACTTCAAGCTGGCTTGAAGCTTGGCACGTGGCGGCTATTTCAAATATGTATGACTAATGGGGCGATAAAAAattgacgtatctcaaaaaatatGATTCTATAGACATGTTATGAAACTACAATGATTTTAAGAAACACGATTTTATCATTTCAGGGTAGTGTGTCACCACTTCCTTTTAcaaaatcttaaataaaaaatctaagtagCTCTATCGCTTTCTACGTCCGGCACGGCACATCCTGTGATACAACTTAATTGTTGTTTTGATTCCATAGTGAAGGAACTTCGATTAGCCAAGTCAAATGTCACTCCTTCACCCCAAAGCGACATTTCCTTACACCACGCCAGTTTCCGGCAATTACACCTTCCTCGAGAAAGTCAAGAGTGCTTATAAGACTGTCACCCTTCCGAAGCCACAGCCTGTGACGAAGTAAGGCACCGAATTGGTCGTTCACTTGTTTCCGACGGAAATGTGGGCCAAAAGAATACGATACATGGCCAGTTAAATTAGAACTAATTTAAGTAGCCGTCATTTCACTTCTTTAATGAGCTAAGGTTATTGCACTCTATTTTTCGTTTATGAAGTTAAAGGGAGAAGGGTTCAAAAATTGTCACACTGAAGTTCTCACTCTAAATATGTTATTGAATAAATTCCCACAGCTAAGCGTAATGACAAAATTGTCATAATCGTTCACACCCGCACGGACAGGTGCGATTGTTGGTCGCTCATGAGCTTGCCCTTTGTAATCAATTTTGACTTTGTCACCGCATTCACACGCTACTAGTTCAATGGCCAAACAACATTCAAGCTGCAATAGTTTTGCTTGCTGTTgtgaacataaaaaaacttctgCTAAGGGTAGACTTCTTCCCTGTTATACTAACTAAGCAATACGCACATACACCATATGTTctagttaaatataatttggaTACCGTGAGAACGTTTCGTCACTCCTTCAGAGCGTATGACACCGTGGAATGCTTCGTATTTCCTTGCTATTAATTCGTGCGATGATCGCGATATGCCTGCAACGCGCATACTTAATGCTGTCATATGGTGCGGGCGATCCCACTTTCCCATACTAAAGGactattacttaaatattcacCAATTTCATTATAATGTTATGTTACCGCATAATTATAcgatatttaagtactttttataaaattcaattgaTCGTTTTGATGTTGTGTTTCTTAGAGCGTTTTTTAATAAGACATCATTGTTGTAGCATCTTAACT
This window encodes:
- the LOC110372374 gene encoding G1/S-specific cyclin-D2 produces the protein MDLSCGENMQNSGNNSGSGRMVDMCVAGPDRALDRDPRLLLNLLALERAHALHTDYFQNVQIDIQPFMRKVVTTWMLEVCEEQQCEEQVFPLAVSYMDRFLAQRAISRQQLQLLAVTAMLLASKFRQCHPLSVDLLCAYTDNTVYPHEVRQWEVMLLQRLNWQLSIATAFDFVEPFLARVPWGRANPLVRTHALTLTSVCYTETEFLLVPPSLIAAACITAAARGLRVRMSVSELCALTRTPSAAAELVARHVERVLARETQPQEPRARHPHPYKQTTPEQTQLPNTPTDVQDVHF
- the LOC110372313 gene encoding anaphase-promoting complex subunit 10, with protein sequence MASEKDPLVSERSGTVREVGNHAIWSLSSCKPGFGIDQLRDDCMDTYWQSDGQLPHLVNIQFQRKTMVSHIYIYTDYKLDESYTPSRISIRAGTHFNDLQEIEVIELIEPSGWEMIPIKDIHDRPIRTYMIQIAVLSNHQNGRDTHMRQIKIHSPCEPTSFDINKFRNFSTVQFQQYATIR